The window AGCACATTAAAGATGTGAGAAGAGATAGTGTCCTAGGTTGTTCCTGGCTTCAAGTTTTGTTGAAGCAGACTGCATTTTCATACATGAGACCCTGTTTTAGAAATAGCACCACTCTGTCATATAGCTTCCAGAGCCTTTATTATCCATCTTTTGTCCTTTAGGGAATTATTTTGCAAGCCACTTCTTCATGGGGGGAGAGAAGTTTGACACACCACATCCAGAGGGATACCTTTTCGGGGAAAACATGGACCTGAATTTTCTTGGAAATAGGCCAGTGCAGGTGGAAACTGATGCTCTATATTTTGCATTTCTACATTTCCTTATTTAACTaagaaaatataattaataatattattgcTATTATTTCACTAGTTCCCATATGTGACACCAGCACCCCACGAGCCTGTGAAAACCCTGAGGAGTCTGGTTAACATTAGAAAGGACTCTCTGCGTTTGGTCAGGTAAAGCGAGTGAGACAGCAGTGCAATACAAAGTCAAATAAACTAGCATTGAGTGGTGTTATAATGCAGCTCAAACCGTTTGATTGTAGGTATAAAGATGATTCTGACACACCAGTGGAGGAAGGTGGAAAACCAAAGGTTCAGTATGGAGTGGAATTCACCTTTGATGCTGATGCTCGGGTGGCCATCACCCTCTACTGCCAGGCATTCGAAGAATTCTCCAATGGGATGGCAGTGTAAGAATTTGAATTTCTTCTCTCTAGTCAACAATAGAGGGATTTTATTTGGCGTTTTATCTGTTAAATTTAAAGACTGTATCTTGTGAGAGCTAAACCAAAATAGAGCACATCCCTGTGTGTCTGAGAtgattgattgttttgttttttttccccctgaacAAAATGCATTACATTGTGCCAGAAAGATTAAACCATGTTTTATGGTTGGTGAGATTCAAGCCTCAGAGCACAAAGTCTAGAATAGATACGATGGGTCCTTAGCAACCACCAGTCACCATGGATACCGCAgataagacacagacagagatgaaaGTTATAGGCTGTGTTGAAGTTACCGTGTTATGATGAAACCATAAGAGATGATACAACATCAGAAAGATCTGAGGTTTCTGgtgttcacttttctttatttgATCAAGGACAGTAATTtcaatcatttttaattaaataaattgcTTAGTAATAGCTTTCCTTTTTTGACGTTGAATAAGCACAGTTTCTTGAAGCCCATGACTTTCATCTTACTACAaactaatgtgttttttttaatgtactgTTTGTAGGTACAGTCCCAAGGATCCATCTATGGCCTCTGAAACTGTGCATTACAAGCGAGGGGTGAGCCAACAGTTCTCCATGCCGTCTTTCAAAATAGATTTCAGCgagtggaaggaggaggatgtaAGTATCTTCAGCACTTCAGCTCTTAAATGAAATTAAATTCACTGTGATGAATAAATTAATGTATATCTTTCTTTATAGCTGAACTTTGACCTTGACAGAGGAGTGTTTCCCATGGTGATCCAAGCTGTGGTGGATGAAGGGGATGGTAGGTGCTGCATTACACTCATGACTACATGTGTTTTGAACGTGCTTAAATACACATCAGGTCACCATTTTTGCCAACCTTGACatggtttatgtgtgtttttttctcagattGCCTTGGACATGCTCATGTACTTTTGGCAGCATTTGAAAGAGTATGTGTCTGTAAATGTAATGCGATAATTCAAATCAGTATAAAATGAGCTTTTCTACAAGCTGAAACGtgtttcttttcatctccagcACATGGACGGCAGCTTCTCCGTCAAGCCCCTGAAGCAGAAGCAAATTGTAGGTttatatcatcacactgatgataTTAGTTTTGAGACTTTCAAAATCTTTTAAAAAGCTTCGCTGTATGTAATAAGTATTCCAGCTATAATTTGTTGTGACCCACATACTGCAGCTTTTGAAGAACTTGTGTGCCACAAAAATCTAGAGACCCCTGGGAATCTGGCATTAAAGCTGATCTCTAAAGTAGACTTGAATGTAAGCGTGGGTCGCAAAGAGCTTAAAATAATTCCACAGAttctgttttgcattttttttaactaattGATTTTATCTAGGACATATTACTGTCACATTCAGTTACTATTTTTTCTTCATCTCATTGTGTTTTTCTGAACCACATCTTTTAGGTGGACCGTGTGAGCTACCTCTTACAGGAGATCTATGGGATTgagaacaaaaacaaccaaGAAACCAAGGTTCCTTATATATTCCATTGTAAATATGTTTAGACTTGTGTTTATGTTTGCCTGCCTTTGTTTTGTTAATCTTATCTATTTAATTCTAGCCATCAGATGATGAGAACAGCGACAACAGCaatgagtgtgttgtgtgtctgtctgacctgaGAGACACACTCATCCTGCCCTGCAgacatctgtgtctctgcaaCTCCTGCGCGGACACTCTGCGTTACCAGGCCAACAACTGTCCTATCTGCAGGCTGCGTAAGAAGTGTTAGGTTTTaataaagcacagtaaataAGGCTGAACGACAAGCCTGACATTGTTATTGACGTTAATGTTGTTTGGGACAGCTTTCAGAGCCTTGCTGCAGATCAGAGCGGTGAGGAAAAAGCCTGGAGCTCTTTCCCCCGTGTCCTTCAGTCCTGTTCTAGCTCAGACTATGGACCATGATGAGCACTCAGTAGGTTTAATGcacagtgcatgtgtttgtgtgctgaaaTAAGGTCTGTAATAAATGTGTCCCTGACCTTCTGCAGAGCACAGACTCAGTCCCCCCTGGCTTCGAACCCATCTCTCTGTTGGAGGCTCTGAACGGCCTGCGGTCAGTATCTCCTGCCATCCCATCTGCACCCCTCTATGATGAAATCAACTTCTCAGGGGGCCTGGGTGGTGAGAACAGACAGCTGAGTTCTCCTGAGCATTTAAGCGATGGAAGCCTACAGAAAGGCAAAGTCAGCAAATCACCAGACAGGTAGTGTGCCATAAgaatgtacaggacatgtgGATATGCGGCACAACACTCTTAATTTTTCACTTcctttattaattatttattccgtctctcctctctccagcaCCCTTAGATCTCCATCCTCTCCCAtccaggaggaggatgaggagaagcTGTCAGAGATGTCAGATGCTCAGCCTCACACGCTTCTCTCCAGCAGCCCCGCCCCCACAGACGTAAGCGCCCTCTTCTAATACCTGACACTCTTCAAAATTCTGCTGCAGACAATAACAGACTCTTTCCTTGCAGGCCACAGCTACAGAGGACGTGGCAGAATCCCTGTCTCCAGATGATGGTGAGTTTTCCTCACACTTTGTGAGCTTGATGGTAAGGAATGTTTGAGTAATTCTGTTGACATTGTTGCTCTCCTGGGTGGTGCAGAGGACAGGATGCATTCTGGAGGAGACATCCTGCAGGACTGCAGCAGTGAGCACAGCAGCTTGACCAAAACAGAGAGTGACCCACCAGGTGACCTGTCTCTGCCAGGTGAGAACTCCTCTCTCAGGAGAGAAGTGCCGTTAAAAATAAGAATGGAATGAAGTATGTATGGAGTGAATCAGCTGTATGGAGCAGCTCTTGAATTTGACAGTGTTGTGTATTCCTTGATTCCAACCAAATGCCTTCCTTCTTAAATCCAACATTTCAAAGCCTGTGCTTTGCCACTAACCTGTGTGCTCTCAggcttctgtgtgtttcctaATGCCTTTCTCTTGTTTCCTGCATTCTTGTCTCTGTGTACTGCCTCACTTTGGCCAGCTCTAGGTCCTGATTCCTGCTCTATTGGTATGGAGGAATAACTGTGGTATGTAGGCTTTCcctgtctgctctgctccactGTACAACCTCTCACTGGATCTGGTTCTCCATAAATACATTCACCTAGCATTTGCTGTtataagcaaaataaaaatgccCATGAGGCCAAGCTGATCAAGAATAAGTTTCACTTTGATGTTGCTGACGTGTTGATTCTGGCTCTCCAGGGTCCTCGGAGTCGACAGAAAGCCTGAAAAGTCAGAGCACAAACTGCTCCAGCCAGCCTCTCCTGTGTCCCACGAGCAGCCTTCATATGGAAGATGAACACCTCAGCCCCTGATCTCTGATCAGGATTCTCCCTCCCATCTTTTGcttcacagaaaacaaaatcatCCTTCTTTGCTTTCACGCCTTCTGCTTGTGTGATAAAAGGAAAGGACGAGGGAGGACTGTTGATTTGGACTGCTGCACAGATGTTTTTGGTACCTTACTTTATGACTAATGTTTCAAAAAGAAGATACTCTTTCTCCCCAAGATTCATTAGCTCCCACAGTTTTTGGTCCTGGAGACATTTCACTACCTGTCATGGTGGTGCTTTTAAGCACACTTACAGTACCTTTACTTAACTGTATGAATTTCTTCACACTAAAATCAAACTATAAATGTAGTTTAGATATTGTATTTATCAGTGAGATACATTAATGATTTCCCTGTCATACTGAGCAGAAACATTACTTATGTGTTCCTTTTGAGGTGATTTTGCACTCATAATCATAATCCATTCCTAAAGCAAAAGTATAACGACAAGATTACTTTAAGTTGTCTTaaacatgtctgttttattatttcaaATGACGTGATATCTATGTAGTTAATTGTACACTTGCATATTATATAGAAAAATATCGAAGGAACATGCTCACTATTTAATATAGTTAATAAGAGCTACAGATCAGCAGATCAGCTAAAGTCAAAGATGGCTACAAGCATAGATATTCCACCTACACGTGTGCTGGCGTAGTATGGCACAGTAACCGTGCTCGTCGTCTGTACAGTCTTCGTTTTTTGTGGCCAGTGTCTGCTTATGTGATGTAGCTGCAGAacaaggagggaggggggcgcTCACGTGCTCACGTGTCTTTGTGGCTGCCACGCCTTTGACTTACTTTGGTCCTGTATGTGTAGCACCATGCATATAGATCTTTGTGCCTTGAATTAATATGGCTGCCTGCTTGTTGCAACAGACATTAGTATTCTTGTAATTGCTACAGTATACAACCGTTTCAGCTCATAGACAGGACTTTTGATGTTAGTGTACAGAGCCTTTTTTTATCATGCTACCAAGTatcttgttattgttattgagCAATATTCAATTGAACTGTTCTTCTACTATGTTATTTCTCTCTGTCGATTATGCATTAACATTAGTATTTAGGTTTAAGTGAATACTTGTAAATTATGTGTTATTGGAAGAAACTCATCCAGAGCAGTAGATGCAAACATTGAATAATTGGGCTTTGCATGTAAATTGTGGAGGCCTCTTTCAACCTCTTTCTGCTTTTTAACTGAAGTGGTTACTTTGTCCttatcccctcctcctctgtgccaTTTTCAACTTTTGACACTGTGCCTTCCTGTTCTGACCACTATTGACCTGGTATCCAGGATAACTCCACAGTAGGTGGTTTCTGGCTCTCAATACCTGTCTCTCCTCATCTGTATAGCAGCATGTGTATAACAATAAAGATTCAGTACTTCAACTAATGTGTGTTCTTATTGTTTGTCTAACATTTACTCTCTGCACATTGACCCATTTCTCTTAATATGAAATGATAGTAATTTTCTATAAACCTGATGCCTCaacactgctctctgctggccaTGCAAGCGCTATAAAGTTAATCTTCTGCATGCTACCATAGACATACAGTCttatgcaaaagtttgggcaccaCTTCAGGAAAACTTTTACATATGTTATAGcttatggaaacagaaacatttcagtagtgaaaTAATTTTTATTCacccaacagaaacatttttaggTGCATAAATGTGGGCACCCCAAAGAAATAATTCCATTAATACTTAATTTTGCCCCTGACAGTCCCTGAAGTCTGGCAggtggtattttggcccattcctccatacAAAACAGCTCTAGTTCAGTCAGGTTTCTTAGCTTTTGTGTGTAGACCGCCTGCTTCAAATCAATCCATACATTTTCATCAATGGTCTTGGTTCTGGGATGGCCATTCCAGAACATTGTACTTGTGCTTCTGCCTGAATTCCTTGGTGGATTTTGAACAGTGCTTaggatcattgtcctgctgaaaaTCCAACCCTGGCGTAGCTTCAACTTCAAGCTGACTCTTAAACATTCTTGTCAGGAATCTGCTGACACTGAGAGGAATTCAACTTTACCAAGTTTCCAGTACCTGTGGTAGCCACACAGCCCCAGAACATGATGGACCCTCCACCAAATGTCACAGTAGCCAATAAGTTCTTCTCAtggagttcagtgtgtgttttcttagtCTCACCTGACCACAGTATTTTTTCCTAAATGCTTCTGGcttgtccagatgtgcttttGCATACCTCATGCTACTCTTCTTGTGATCAGGAAAGGCTTTTTGTGTATCTGGATTGTGGAACGATGAACAACTATGCTGTCAGCAGCCAGATGTTCTTGTAGTTCACTGGAGGTCTAACCATCCTTCACCTGTGCCTTTCCTGTATTTGTTTTAGCCTACCACATCCTTCACAGTGACTGCTCCTGTGGCCTAAAATCCTACTCTTAATGTCAGTCTGGAAAACACAAATGTCTACACCtctggaggaaaacaaacctTGTTGCTGAGATCTTCTCTTATAAAGGTAGAACAAACTATCATGAAATCTATGGGGTGCCCAAACCTTTGCATACCATTGTTTTTGTCTAAAACTGTcccaaacaaaacatgtttatacCCAAATGTGTTTTAATTCTGCTTTAGATAAAGTGTAGTTACTACATATccttctgagtttttttttttttttaaaaacaagctATTAGTACTCTGACTGCCCAAATACGGGATAACAGGAAACTGAGTTAATGTGATGCAGATGTACTGCTGCCTAATTAGGGTTCTGAAAATGTGGCTGGAGtggatatcacacacacacacacacactattttaGTTGTGAAGTTGTGAAGTTGTTACTTTTATAATTGTGCTGACCAGTGATCAGGAAatgactcactcactcacataaaacaggaagtgatcagtCTCCATACGGACCTTTACAATGTCATGATATAAGTTACCGTATATCATAATAAATGTCCTAAAATAGGCAAACATATTGGATAATGTAACATGCCactttgtatgtctgtgttgtattttatatatgtgtgtaaaataccacacatagacacacagaaaaaaaatgcagatcaTCTGCAGTTATGACCAGCTCAGTTAAACTAACAGGTGTCAGCCAGTGTAAAGTTTAATGAGGGGTCAGTTACATGGTGGCTTAAAGCCTGCCTGTAAAAAcataatacactgtaaaaaaaaagtgtgtgtgtgtgtgtgtgtgtgtgtgtgtgtgtctgtgcacacactcactgagaTTAGAGTCTATGACACTGAGCCAGAGAAGGTCAGTGGGTGAGGTTAaactgtacacagacagagtCAAGAGTTTAAGTGCTCATGTGTGCAGCTTTTGTGATTGCTGAAGAATCCAGATGACACTGTGAACTTGAAATAAATAAGATTTGCACCCACTGGCATAGACCAAAAGGAGGCAGTGTGgtgaaacaataataataatccttaaAACAGTTCTGTTATGATCTCTTGATGATGCATAAACCCTAAAGCCAGGCCAGTGTGGTGTGAAAATCTGCAGACAAATAAGCTGCTTAAAAAGGGGTCAGTAAAAACCATAACCAAAAATAAAAGAGGTGAATTTATGATGTGTATCAAAAGAAGAGTATAAACAGTGGATCTAAAGGGGCCTTCATCTAGTTCTACTGCGCTGTGTGGCTCTTCTGTGTGAGTGTATCCCAGGTCAGTCAGTGCAAATTCTCTCATTTAATTAGCCTGTGCTAAATCTCTTTAAGTCATGAAATCATCCCAACAGCAATCCACACAAATCCCCCTCCTCACTTAGTGCGGTTAAATTAGCCCACATGCCGTTGATGTATGAAAACATGTGTATCACCACATCCAGTCACACCATGTctcacccacccccaccctaaaaaacacacagcacagtggacatgcatgtgcatgtgccAGGTGGAACCTAATCCTGATATGTCTCAGCAGTTTTTCATTTCTAATTAAATGTCATACAATTAACCTGGTTACAACATTACTATCTGCGCTTGTGTGGAAATCCAATAACATATTTCACATAAAATGAGGAAGATACACAAATGTCTGCTGATGTGTGGTTAATAAAAACAGTGCAACAGCTTTAGACTTAACACAATAAGGACACAACGTCTGTCATttgggatggtggtggtggtggtggagggggggatTTAGAGACTTTGGAGACACGTGCAGCTTCGACAGCTATCCGACTTTGGGACAACCACTTTGCAGTATGAGATCAGatacagagaagaagaggaggaggaggaggaggaggagagagcaggaagGTCAGCACCCTGTGACTCAGACTGCAGTCAGAGCTGGGGTCCACACTGAGAACAGAGGGAGACTTCTGTTAGGCTTCATCATCACGTCATCAGCATAGAGGCAGATTGAGAAAAAGAACCCTGCGTGAAACAACCTGAACCTCCTGTGCTTTCAGTATCCAGGGACCATGACCCAGCAGGTCAGCAGCTCGCCCTTCCCCAAGCCCTTCTTTCTGAAGACACCTGTCAGAGTGGTCAGCCCTCTGCAGCAGAGACGACACACGCTTCCAGCCAGCGAGTTCAGGAACCTCACGCCGCAGGATGCCATCAGTGTGTTTGAGATTGAAAGAGAAGGTAGGTCTTTTTCATCTATTGGATGCATcaataaatgtgtttggatttttttttacttcatttcTTTTATCATTACACCTCCATCACTGGCCCACCtcttgaaatgtgtgttttttgttcaaTCCCCagcctttgtgtctgtgtctggagAGTGTCCACTCACCCAGGATGAAGTGCTTAATTTTGTGAGTCAGTGCCCTGAGCTGTCACTGGGCTGGTTTGaggagggacagctggtggCCTTCATCATTGGAACTGGCTGGGACAAGGAGAGGCTTTCACAGGTATTAAAAACTAATGAGATTACAACctgacacaaaaaaatcaaacaaaatttTGACAATTAATGGGTGTATATACTGTCTGTCCTCCAGGAAGCCATGACTCAACACATCCCAGACACCTCCACCGTTCACATACACGTGCTGTCAGTGCACCGCCACTGTCGCCAGCAAGGCAAAGGCTCCATCCTTCTGTGGCGCTACCTGCAGTACCTGCGCTGTGTGCCGGGTCTCCGCCGGGCTCTGCTGATCTGTGAGGACTTCCTGGTGCCCTTCTACCTAAAGGCTGGCTTCAAAGAGAAAGGCCCATCTGCCATCACTGTGTCCAACATGCACTTCCAGGAGATGGAGTACACGCTGGACGGGCAGGCGTATGCACGGCGGAACAGCGGCTGCTagtccccccctccacccccttccACTTACTCACCTCTAACATGAACTCTGGAAAGATTAACAAACAGATggacagataaaaaaaagaaagaccagcacacacaggtgaacatggagtaatgtgtgtgtgtgtgtgtgaggacaagTGGGATCACTTCATTAAGAAACAAAATGTACAGTTAATAATTTGGCTTATCAGATCCTTATCAAATCCTAATCCTTCAGTTTCCTGCAGCATATCAGTGATTGTTTTCATAGTTTGTATTAAAAAAGGAGGACTTATTACAGGAGCTGTCATGTAAATATAATTCTATTTTTGTAAACCACACCCATTGAAGTGTATCCAGCACTGTGAGGAGCCACGGAGAGTGCAGCAGGAAaacttctctttgtgtttctgtcttgctttctttgaaTAAACAATCTGTAGCAGTCTCATTTTGTAGATTTTTTACTCTTCTTTTCAGTTACATGTGAGTAGACAGGTAGCTAAAACACTACCGTGTTTAAAACAAGGATCACTTCTTGAGAagcaataaacaaataaaagaaaacattcGAGTGCTCAGCATAATGTAACAAAAATATGG of the Parambassis ranga chromosome 8, fParRan2.1, whole genome shotgun sequence genome contains:
- the mgrn1b gene encoding E3 ubiquitin-protein ligase MGRN1b isoform X1; this translates as MGSILSRRIAGVEDIDIQANSAYRFPPKSGNYFASHFFMGGEKFDTPHPEGYLFGENMDLNFLGNRPVQFPYVTPAPHEPVKTLRSLVNIRKDSLRLVRYKDDSDTPVEEGGKPKVQYGVEFTFDADARVAITLYCQAFEEFSNGMAVYSPKDPSMASETVHYKRGVSQQFSMPSFKIDFSEWKEEDLNFDLDRGVFPMVIQAVVDEGDDCLGHAHVLLAAFERHMDGSFSVKPLKQKQIVDRVSYLLQEIYGIENKNNQETKPSDDENSDNSNECVVCLSDLRDTLILPCRHLCLCNSCADTLRYQANNCPICRLPFRALLQIRAVRKKPGALSPVSFSPVLAQTMDHDEHSSTDSVPPGFEPISLLEALNGLRSVSPAIPSAPLYDEINFSGGLGGENRQLSSPEHLSDGSLQKGKVSKSPDSTLRSPSSPIQEEDEEKLSEMSDAQPHTLLSSSPAPTDATATEDVAESLSPDDEDRMHSGGDILQDCSSEHSSLTKTESDPPGDLSLPGSSESTESLKSQSTNCSSQPLLCPTSSLHMEDEHLSP
- the mgrn1b gene encoding E3 ubiquitin-protein ligase MGRN1b isoform X2, with amino-acid sequence MGSILSRRIAGVEDIDIQANSAYRFPPKSGNYFASHFFMGGEKFDTPHPEGYLFGENMDLNFLGNRPVQFPYVTPAPHEPVKTLRSLVNIRKDSLRLVRYKDDSDTPVEEGGKPKVQYGVEFTFDADARVAITLYCQAFEEFSNGMAVYSPKDPSMASETVHYKRGVSQQFSMPSFKIDFSEWKEEDLNFDLDRGVFPMVIQAVVDEGDDCLGHAHVLLAAFERHMDGSFSVKPLKQKQIVDRVSYLLQEIYGIENKNNQETKPSDDENSDNSNECVVCLSDLRDTLILPCRHLCLCNSCADTLRYQANNCPICRLPFRALLQIRAVRKKPGALSPVSFSPVLAQTMDHDEHSSTDSVPPGFEPISLLEALNGLRSVSPAIPSAPLYDEINFSGGLGGENRQLSSPEHLSDGSLQKGKVSKSPDSTLRSPSSPIQEEDEEKLSEMSDAQPHTLLSSSPAPTDATATEDVAESLSPDDEDRMHSGGDILQDCSSEHSSLTKTESDPPGDLSLPALGPDSCSIGMEE
- the aanat2 gene encoding arylalkylamine N-acetyltransferase 2, which produces MTQQVSSSPFPKPFFLKTPVRVVSPLQQRRHTLPASEFRNLTPQDAISVFEIEREAFVSVSGECPLTQDEVLNFVSQCPELSLGWFEEGQLVAFIIGTGWDKERLSQEAMTQHIPDTSTVHIHVLSVHRHCRQQGKGSILLWRYLQYLRCVPGLRRALLICEDFLVPFYLKAGFKEKGPSAITVSNMHFQEMEYTLDGQAYARRNSGC